Genomic window (Flavobacteriales bacterium):
CGATGGAATAGAGGAAGAGCGTGATCAACAACAAACGGATGGAGTTGTTGGCCTGGCGCATAGCAAGGATCAACATCACGAACACCACCGCAGCATATGCTTGGTACAACGTCGCTGCCCACGCCCCGATGCCTGCATGATGCATCCCGAGGTGGGTCCGGAAGACCCAGAAGTTGCGGAGCTTCACCCCCATCATCCTGAACCACAGCATCGGCTTCGCGCTTATCGCTTCCTTCCACCGGCGAGTGAAAAACGTGGACTGCTCCACGGGCGACATGCCGCTCAAAGCCAACAGGTCCGTTGGTTCCAACAACGCGGTGTAGTTCTGCCCATCAGCGAGTTGAGCCGTGCCTTCGGTGGTTTCTTGCACACCCAACCATAGGTTCTGCCCGGTGGCGGAATTCAAACTCCAAGCACCAAGAAGCGAATGGTTCCTCACCATCCAGGATCCGGTGGGCAGGACCAACAGGATCAACATGGCCTGCTTCAAGCGAAGGTGCTTCAGGTCGAATAGTAAAGCGCGTTGCCGCCAAACGAAAGGCAACAGGAAGACCACTGCCGTAGGTCTGTTCAACAGTGCGACACCGGCCAACACTGCATAACCGATCAACGCCTGCCAATTTGCCCACCGGACCGCCCAAGCACCAGTGAGCAAGGCCAGCGCAAAGAGCATATCCAATGCAAAAGGATGTACCATCCGCACTTGGTACACCGCAATGAAAGGACTTAGGCCGGTGCAGAGGGCGACAAGCAAAGCGGTAGGCCGGTTCTTTGCCTCATCATCAAGCACAAGCCGCGCCAAATGGTAGACGAGCCAAGCCGATGCTGCGCCACAAAGCACCTGGAACACAAGCACGCCGTATATACCAATGCCACTCGCCAACAGCGCTGCAACAAGGGCCGGGTAAACCGGGAACTGGTAGTTCGGGTTCCATACACCAAGGTGACCATAGCGGAACTCGCCCGTCCGAAGCCATTCAACAGCGATGGTATGCGGCTCGAACAAGTCCACGGGTTCCAGTACGAAAAGCTTGATCAGCACCGGCAACGCGATCACCCAAAACAGCGGGTCGGTGAGCAAAGATCGTGGCGGGCGCATGGCGATGCGAAGGTGTGGTAAAACACCCCCATCTTCACCTCCGTCCCATCATAGGGTCCGCTTTATGTTGGAGATGCCGGTCGGCGGGGGCCGCCAGGCGGCGCTGGACGAGATGCTGCGAACTGCGGTTGGACGGCTGATGAAGGGACCGCTCGTATTACGTTGGTCTCCTCCGAACATGTACTTCGAAGTCCCCGCAGTATCATCTCCTCAGGACTTTGCTTTGGGACTGCTCCCCATGCCGCACCCAATACCGTTTGCCATAGCCGCACAATACCTCCTCTCCCACCCGGATCCGTCGCGTAACTCGCAAACACACCCGATCTCGATCATCCAACGCGATCACGGCATTGTTGCGCAATTCGGTGCATGCACTCCCCTGCGCATCGTTGGCGAACTTGGCGAAGCCCTCCACGCCCATGGCATCCAAGGTGGTGCCGTCCGGCAGTTCCATGAAGTAACGGTCCAGCCCGTTTGCGGCACGATCGCTGGCTTCCTTGGCGGATAGCCGTTCGCCGTGGAAGATGGCGATCACCTCGTCCTTGTAGAGGGTAATGGCGGTAAATAGGCCTTGCCCGGCACCCGGCAAACCGGAAGGGGCCGTGTAGAGGTAATCCTCTTCCTCTATCTGAATTCCATCGGGGTCCATGCAGGTGCGAACATAGCCCGATGCTCCTGAAAAATTTCGAAGTCCCCGTATGCTGATCCAGAGACCAAATAAGAAAACGCCCCGGAAAGAGATCCGGGGCGTTCCAAAAGATCGAGGTGAGATCAATTCCCTCCCTCCATCTCCGTCGCCTTCTTCAGTCCGTCCTCGATCATGTTGTAGAACTGGTCCATTTTAGGCAGGATCACGATGCGGGTGCGGCGGTTCTTGGAACGGTCCGCAGGAGTGTCGTTCGGCACGAGCGGCACGAATTGGGAACGGCCTCCTGCGGTGATGCGCGCTGGGTCCACACCGAGGTCGTCCGTGAGCACCCGGGTGATCGCCGTGGCGCGCAGCACGCTCAGGTCCCAGTTGTCCTTGATACAATCCTTGCTGATGGGCACGTTGTCCGTATGGCCTTCCACGAGGACGTCCATCTGGGGCTTGTCGTTCAGCACGGTGGCCACTTTGCCCAGCACGTTCTTCGCGTTGGGCCCGATCGTGGTGCTGCCGCTGGGGAAGAGCATCTTGTCACTGAGGGAGATGAAGACCACGCTCTTCTCCACGTTGATGGTGACGTCCGTGTCGTTGAGGTTGCCGAGCGAGCTCTTCAGGCTGATCACCAACGCCAGTGTCACGGAGTCCTTTTTAGTCAGGGCGTCGCTCATGTTGCGGATCTGGAGGTCCTTTTCCTTGATGCTCTCCAACGATTTTTCCAGATTGGAGGCTTCCTTCGCGCTGAGCGTTGCCATGTTGCCCACGTTGTTCAGGAGTGCTTGGTTGGTCACGCTCATCTCTGCCACCTGGTCCTTGAGGTGGTCGATGCTGGTCTGCAGGTTGCTGTTCTTGGATTCCATGGCAGCCTTGGCGGCGTTGCATTCATCCAAGGCGCGGTTCGCGTCATCAAGCTTGCCGTGCAGCGTTTCATTGGATAGCTGGATGGCGGTGTATTTCTTTTTGGAAACACAGGAGCCGAGCGCGAGGGATACGGCCAAGAGAAGGAGAAGTGGTTTGTTCATGGGGGATGGATGAGGCCTCGAAGATAGCGCGCATGCAGTGCCGGCATTCGTGCCTTGTTCAAGCCTGAGGAAGCATTGTCTTGCACATCCCATTGTTCACCATGGAGCCATCCGTGGGCGCGTGCGGCACCACAAACGCCGCTTCTTTGCATGGCAACACCTGCGCATGGCACTCAGTCGTTTTTGGACGTTCATCCTCATCCTCAGCATCGGCTATGTGCTGGTGATGCTGGCGGCGGGCAGGCAGCACAGCCTCGGCACGCTGGTGAACGGGAACCAGGGCGACCCGATGTTGGTGGCGGAGAAGGACAGTGCGGACCTGCACGGTACCGGACTGTTGGTGGAATTGCGCGCCGCAGGTGAAAATGGCGTGATGCGCGGCGACACGCTGATCACCCTCGGCAAGGGCGGCATGGTGCGCTACACCCATGGCACCCAGGCGGCTGACGGTCTGTTCGAGACGTGCAAGAACACGGTGATGGACCTGTGGCTACCGCTGATCGGTTACCTCACCTTCTTCTGCGGCCTGATGAACCTGCTGGTGGACTCGCGTGCCATGGAGAAACTGGCCCACTTCCTCTCCCCGATATTCCGCCGCATTTTCCCGGATCTGCCGAAGGACCATCCGGCCTACGGCTACATGACGCTGAACTTCGCCGCCAACTTCCTCGGCCTGGACAATGCCGCCACGCCCTTCGGCCTGAAGGCGATGGAGAGCATGCAGGAGAGCAATCCCACGCCGGACCGCGCCACGAACAGCCAGATCATGTTCCTCTGCTTGCACGCGGCGGGCCTCACGCTACTGCCCACCAGCATCATCGGGTACCGGGCGGCGATGGGCGCGGCGAACCCGGCGGACATCATGATCCCCTGCATCGTAACCAGCTTCGTGGGGACGCTCGCGGCCATGATCTTTGTCAGCATCCGCCAGCGCATCAACCTCTTCAACCTTCCGGTGATGCTCTTCGTGGTGGGCATCAGCGTCACCATCGGCGGGTTGATGGCGTACATCAGCGGGCTGTCGGGCGCGGCCAAGTTCCACTTCACGGACAACCTTGGCAACGGGATGCTGCTCGGGATCATCCTGCTGATCGTCGCCTATGCCTTCGTGCATGAGCGGTTTTTCAAGGAGAAAGGCACCAACATGTTCGACTCGTTCATCCAAGGGTCGAAAGACGGCTGGACCACCGGCCTACGCGTGCTGCCCTACATGCTGGCGATGCTGGCGGCGCTGAGTATTTTCCGCAACAGCGGGCTGATGACGATCGTGATGGACGGCTTCTCGAGCGCATTGGCCTTTTTCAATGTGGACCGGGAGATCATTGACGCCATCCCGGTAGCCCTGATGCGCCCCTTCAGTGCGGGCGGCTCACGGGGCTTCATGCTGGACGCGATGAAGACCTATGGAGCGGACAGCCTCACCGGGCAACTTTCCTCCGTGCTGCAGGGCGCCGCCGAGACCACCTTCTATGTGATCGCGCTCTACTTCGGCTCGGTGAACGTGAAGGACACGCGCTACACCTTGGGCATCATGCTGCTGGTGGACCTGGTCTGCGTGCTGACGGCGATCGCGGTGTGTACGCTGTACTTCTAACGTCCCAACTCACCGTTTTTTACCGTTCTCACCGTTCGCGCTGTTGGCACTGTAAATTCGTGCCTCTTTTCCGCTTCCCCATGTCCAGCAAGATCGTCCAGCGCAACTCCAAGATCCATGGCCAAGGCGTGTTCGCCACAGCTCCCATCGCAGCCGGCGAGGAGGTGATCGAGTACAAGGGGAAGCTGCGCACCCATGCGGATGTGGACGATGAATACGGCGGCAAGGATACCGGCCACACCTTCCTCTTCATCCTGAACGACACCTATGTGATCGATGCCAACATCGGCGGCAATGTGGCGCGATGGCTGAACCATGGCTGCGCACCGAACTGCCAGGCCTTCGTGATCGAAGATGAAAGCGGCGACCCGCGCAAGGACAGTGTGGTGATCGAGGCGCTGCGCGATATTGAAGAAGGCGAAGAGCTCACCTATGACTACGACATCCGGATCGAGGAGCCCATCACTGCGGAAGAGCGCCGGTTGTGGGCCTGCCATTGCGGTGCACCGGGCTGCACCGGAACGATGATCCGGAGCGCAAAGACCGGCAAACGGGCCGCCGTCACGGCCTGAGCGATGGGATGCCCCATCATCGTGCGCCGATCACGGATCCACGGCCATGGGGTCTTCGCCGCACGTGACCTTCCAGAACGCACGGAGCTGATCGAATACACGGGACGGCTCATCACCTTCACCGAAGCCGATCTATCGTACGACGAGATCTATAAGGGGCACACCTTCCTGTTCACGCTGAACGATGCATGGATCATCGATGGCAACGTGGGCGGCAACGATGCGCGCTGGTTCAACCACGGCTGCGAGCCCAACTGCATCCCCTACCTGCACGCCCACCCCCGCGACAGGCGCAAGGACCGTGTCATCATCGAGACGCTTCGGGATGTG
Coding sequences:
- a CDS encoding glycosyltransferase family 39 protein, with the protein product MRPPRSLLTDPLFWVIALPVLIKLFVLEPVDLFEPHTIAVEWLRTGEFRYGHLGVWNPNYQFPVYPALVAALLASGIGIYGVLVFQVLCGAASAWLVYHLARLVLDDEAKNRPTALLVALCTGLSPFIAVYQVRMVHPFALDMLFALALLTGAWAVRWANWQALIGYAVLAGVALLNRPTAVVFLLPFVWRQRALLFDLKHLRLKQAMLILLVLPTGSWMVRNHSLLGAWSLNSATGQNLWLGVQETTEGTAQLADGQNYTALLEPTDLLALSGMSPVEQSTFFTRRWKEAISAKPMLWFRMMGVKLRNFWVFRTHLGMHHAGIGAWAATLYQAYAAVVFVMLILAMRQANNSIRLLLITLFLYSIAQAFFYVETRHRLVVEPVLMLVAFTGAAWLWGVSCRKPLQGR
- a CDS encoding SET domain-containing protein; this translates as MDPDGIQIEEEDYLYTAPSGLPGAGQGLFTAITLYKDEVIAIFHGERLSAKEASDRAANGLDRYFMELPDGTTLDAMGVEGFAKFANDAQGSACTELRNNAVIALDDRDRVCLRVTRRIRVGEEVLCGYGKRYWVRHGEQSQSKVLRR
- a CDS encoding OmpA family protein, coding for MNKPLLLLLAVSLALGSCVSKKKYTAIQLSNETLHGKLDDANRALDECNAAKAAMESKNSNLQTSIDHLKDQVAEMSVTNQALLNNVGNMATLSAKEASNLEKSLESIKEKDLQIRNMSDALTKKDSVTLALVISLKSSLGNLNDTDVTINVEKSVVFISLSDKMLFPSGSTTIGPNAKNVLGKVATVLNDKPQMDVLVEGHTDNVPISKDCIKDNWDLSVLRATAITRVLTDDLGVDPARITAGGRSQFVPLVPNDTPADRSKNRRTRIVILPKMDQFYNMIEDGLKKATEMEGGN
- a CDS encoding spore maturation protein, which translates into the protein MALSRFWTFILILSIGYVLVMLAAGRQHSLGTLVNGNQGDPMLVAEKDSADLHGTGLLVELRAAGENGVMRGDTLITLGKGGMVRYTHGTQAADGLFETCKNTVMDLWLPLIGYLTFFCGLMNLLVDSRAMEKLAHFLSPIFRRIFPDLPKDHPAYGYMTLNFAANFLGLDNAATPFGLKAMESMQESNPTPDRATNSQIMFLCLHAAGLTLLPTSIIGYRAAMGAANPADIMIPCIVTSFVGTLAAMIFVSIRQRINLFNLPVMLFVVGISVTIGGLMAYISGLSGAAKFHFTDNLGNGMLLGIILLIVAYAFVHERFFKEKGTNMFDSFIQGSKDGWTTGLRVLPYMLAMLAALSIFRNSGLMTIVMDGFSSALAFFNVDREIIDAIPVALMRPFSAGGSRGFMLDAMKTYGADSLTGQLSSVLQGAAETTFYVIALYFGSVNVKDTRYTLGIMLLVDLVCVLTAIAVCTLYF
- a CDS encoding SET domain-containing protein-lysine N-methyltransferase, with translation MSSKIVQRNSKIHGQGVFATAPIAAGEEVIEYKGKLRTHADVDDEYGGKDTGHTFLFILNDTYVIDANIGGNVARWLNHGCAPNCQAFVIEDESGDPRKDSVVIEALRDIEEGEELTYDYDIRIEEPITAEERRLWACHCGAPGCTGTMIRSAKTGKRAAVTA